A stretch of Paenibacillus sp. URB8-2 DNA encodes these proteins:
- a CDS encoding histidine phosphatase family protein: MLMGLIRHGQTDWNAVGRIQGQSDIPLNGEGRRQAEMLAERLLHEPYRWDYCITSNLSRAEETGRIIAGRLELPLLEADERIRERAYGQVEGLTAAEREARWGRNWDQQEFGQEKDEQLQTRALAFMEELSSKHPDKNVLVVSHGGLLAQLYTALYKNKYSERIGNLSLTILEKKEQEWNPLLYNCTRHILHNQR, encoded by the coding sequence ATGTTGATGGGCTTGATACGCCATGGCCAGACGGACTGGAACGCTGTAGGCAGGATTCAAGGGCAAAGTGATATCCCGCTTAACGGCGAAGGCCGCAGACAGGCGGAAATGCTGGCAGAGCGCCTTCTGCACGAACCTTATCGCTGGGATTACTGCATTACCAGCAACCTTTCCCGGGCGGAAGAAACGGGGAGAATTATTGCCGGTCGACTTGAGCTTCCGCTGCTAGAGGCAGACGAGCGTATCAGAGAACGCGCATACGGTCAGGTAGAGGGGCTTACAGCCGCTGAGCGTGAAGCCAGATGGGGAAGGAACTGGGATCAGCAGGAATTCGGTCAGGAGAAGGATGAACAGCTTCAGACGCGGGCGCTTGCCTTTATGGAGGAATTATCCTCGAAGCATCCGGACAAGAACGTGCTCGTTGTTTCGCATGGCGGTTTACTGGCCCAGCTTTATACCGCGCTTTACAAGAACAAATATTCCGAGCGGATCGGCAACCTGTCCCTGACCATTTTGGAGAAGAAGGAACAGGAATGGAACCCGCTGCTGTACAACTGTACCCGCCATATCCTGCATAATCAGCGCTAA